A single Planctomycetota bacterium DNA region contains:
- the pyrF gene encoding orotidine-5'-phosphate decarboxylase → MAHFADTLLEAVARKGAPVCVGIDPVVERLPGKAVDPADPEACVDAIFEFVTKVLQAVAELVPAVKFQSACFERFGPDGVQAYHSLIAEARSMDLLVVGDVKRGDIGSTAEHYAAAALLDPPGDDDAAAPDSITINSYFGRDGVEPFVNVAAQHGKGVFALVRTSNPGGDAIQSLVLKDGRTVAEAVGALIAQFGEAHVGESGFSLLGAVVGATKPGDAAKLRSIMPRQIFLVPGFGAQGGSADDVRACFNSDGQGALITASRSITYAFQKDAADWTTAVRDAAIEFRDQVNAILA, encoded by the coding sequence ATGGCGCATTTTGCGGATACATTGCTGGAGGCCGTCGCGCGCAAGGGAGCGCCGGTCTGTGTGGGGATCGATCCGGTCGTGGAACGTCTGCCGGGCAAAGCCGTCGATCCGGCGGACCCGGAGGCCTGCGTGGATGCGATCTTCGAGTTCGTCACGAAGGTGCTTCAGGCCGTCGCCGAGCTTGTCCCGGCGGTCAAGTTTCAGTCGGCGTGCTTTGAGCGCTTCGGACCCGACGGCGTGCAGGCGTACCACAGTCTCATCGCCGAGGCACGGTCGATGGACCTGCTCGTCGTCGGCGACGTGAAGCGCGGCGACATCGGGTCCACCGCCGAGCATTACGCCGCCGCGGCGCTGCTTGATCCGCCCGGCGACGATGACGCCGCCGCCCCCGATTCGATCACGATCAACAGCTACTTCGGGCGCGACGGCGTCGAACCCTTCGTCAACGTCGCCGCTCAACATGGCAAAGGCGTCTTTGCGCTGGTGCGCACGTCCAACCCCGGCGGCGACGCCATCCAGTCGCTCGTCCTCAAAGACGGACGCACCGTCGCCGAGGCCGTCGGCGCGTTGATCGCACAGTTCGGCGAAGCGCATGTGGGCGAAAGCGGATTCAGTCTGCTGGGCGCGGTCGTGGGCGCAACGAAGCCGGGCGATGCGGCGAAGCTGCGCTCGATCATGCCGCGTCAGATTTTCCTCGTGCCGGGTTTCGGCGCGCAGGGCGGGTCGGCCGACGACGTCCGCGCGTGTTTCAACAGCGATGGGCAAGGCGCCTTGATCACCGCCAGCCGCTCGATCACCTATGCGTTCCAGAAGGACGCCGCCGACTGGACGACGGCCGTGCGCGATGCGGCGATCGAGTTCCGCGATCAGGTCAATGCGATTCTCGCATGA
- the serC gene encoding 3-phosphoserine/phosphohydroxythreonine transaminase: MSRIFNFSAGPCTLPLEVLEAAKAQFVDFNGTGMSLIEMSHRSKTVEAVHDRALALVRETLSLPANYHVLFLGAGATFQFAMVPLNLLHGGKSADYTHSGAWAKKAIADAKLIGKVNTIFDGKDSNYMTLPDPKNVRASAGVEYLHLTSNETIGGVQWKDFPSVDVPLVSDMSSDIMSRPIPIEKFGLIYAGAQKNIGPAGVALVIIRDDMLAKCPGNLPNYMNYAEHVSNNSMLNTPPVFQIWMIQLVLEWLKGKGGLAWAQDMATKRSKILYDAINKHAGYYKCPVDERYRSTMNVVWRLPSEELEGKFCKEATAAGLDGLKGHRSVGGCRASIYNAMPIEGAQALAQFMDNFATKNG; the protein is encoded by the coding sequence ATGAGCCGCATCTTTAATTTCTCCGCCGGTCCCTGCACGCTGCCCCTTGAAGTGCTCGAAGCCGCCAAGGCGCAGTTCGTCGATTTCAACGGTACGGGGATGAGTCTGATCGAGATGAGCCACCGCTCCAAGACGGTTGAAGCGGTGCATGATCGCGCCTTGGCGCTGGTCCGCGAAACGCTGAGTCTGCCGGCCAATTACCATGTGCTGTTCCTCGGGGCGGGCGCGACGTTCCAGTTCGCCATGGTCCCCCTGAACCTCCTGCACGGCGGGAAGTCGGCGGACTACACGCACTCGGGCGCCTGGGCCAAGAAAGCCATCGCCGACGCCAAGCTCATCGGCAAGGTCAACACCATCTTCGACGGCAAGGACAGCAACTACATGACCCTGCCGGACCCGAAGAACGTCCGCGCGTCGGCGGGCGTCGAATACCTGCATCTGACGAGCAACGAAACCATCGGCGGCGTCCAATGGAAGGACTTCCCCAGCGTCGACGTCCCGCTCGTTTCGGACATGAGCAGCGACATCATGAGCCGGCCCATCCCGATCGAGAAGTTCGGCCTGATCTACGCGGGGGCGCAGAAAAACATCGGGCCCGCCGGCGTGGCGCTGGTCATTATCCGTGATGACATGCTGGCCAAATGCCCGGGGAATCTGCCCAATTACATGAACTACGCGGAGCATGTGAGCAACAATTCGATGCTCAACACCCCGCCGGTCTTCCAGATCTGGATGATCCAGCTCGTGCTCGAATGGCTCAAAGGCAAGGGCGGGCTGGCGTGGGCGCAGGACATGGCGACCAAACGCAGCAAGATTCTTTATGACGCAATCAACAAGCACGCGGGCTACTACAAGTGCCCGGTCGATGAGCGGTATCGCTCGACGATGAACGTCGTCTGGCGCCTGCCCAGCGAGGAACTCGAAGGCAAGTTCTGCAAGGAAGCCACCGCGGCGGGTCTGGACGGCCTCAAGGGCCACCGCAGCGTCGGCGGCTGCCGCGCATCGATCTACAACGCCATGCCCATCGAAGGCGCCCAGGCCCTGGCGCAGTTCATGGACAACTTCGCGACCAAGAACGGCTGA
- a CDS encoding DUF971 domain-containing protein — protein sequence MNPPRPTHLDLDKTKALTVTWTDGTVSVYPIAYLRKMSPSAEMKVLREQQASNPLTVLPDKIARGMESGPLAAVDAELVGNYAIRIRFSDGHDTGIYSWTYLRTIDPDLRDHHIS from the coding sequence ATGAACCCGCCGCGTCCGACACACCTGGACCTGGACAAAACCAAAGCGCTGACCGTGACCTGGACCGACGGCACGGTCAGCGTTTATCCCATCGCGTACCTGCGGAAAATGAGCCCCTCGGCGGAGATGAAAGTCCTCCGTGAACAGCAGGCGAGCAACCCGCTGACCGTCCTGCCCGACAAAATCGCCCGGGGCATGGAATCCGGCCCGCTGGCGGCGGTCGATGCGGAACTCGTCGGCAACTATGCGATCCGCATCCGGTTCTCGGATGGGCACGACACGGGCATCTATTCCTGGACTTACCTGCGCACGATCGATCCGGATCTGCGCGATCATCACATTTCCTGA
- a CDS encoding acyl-CoA thioesterase — MIDPPPVHAFCLEVHVDASHIDPQGHASNVCIVSWMNEAAWRHSVALGFDTPAYERVGGMFVVRRHEINYHHPAYLGDVLSCYTWPSDMAKATAERRHRIVRRSDGLLIADGLNMWAYLDRKTLRPTRIPPEVRAAFDAAKFKR, encoded by the coding sequence ATGATCGATCCGCCGCCGGTCCATGCGTTTTGCCTTGAGGTTCACGTCGATGCGTCGCACATCGATCCGCAGGGACATGCGTCCAATGTCTGCATCGTGTCGTGGATGAACGAGGCGGCGTGGCGGCACTCGGTGGCGCTGGGCTTCGACACGCCGGCGTACGAACGCGTCGGCGGGATGTTCGTCGTTCGGCGTCACGAAATCAACTACCACCACCCGGCTTACCTCGGCGACGTGCTGAGCTGTTACACGTGGCCCAGCGACATGGCCAAAGCGACGGCGGAGCGACGCCATCGCATCGTCCGCCGCTCCGACGGCCTGCTCATCGCCGACGGACTGAACATGTGGGCGTATCTGGATCGCAAGACGCTGCGCCCCACGCGCATCCCGCCCGAAGTGCGAGCCGCATTCGACGCGGCGAAGTTCAAGCGATGA